The DNA segment CCATGGATTGAAATTATGTAAAGGACTCATatgaattaataagaaaaagataaaccaCTCAGTTGAAATGCCACAATTATATACTTAAAGGAAATTAGGGAGTTTAGCTTggtgttaatgatccagcgttgctgcagctatggcacaggctgcaacagtggtgtggtttccatccctggtccaggaacttccacatgctgtggttgcatccaaaacaaatcaataaataaccaaaagaaaagaaagggaaattaatatgtgaaaaaaacCCTCAATCACATAATGATGAGATACAGCTATTAATGAAATGCTTTTTACACCCACTAGATTATCAGTTTACTTGAAAGTGTATCAGATCACCAAGACCTTCTGAACTGTATTTGGTTTGGCCACTTAGGAGAAATTTTTGGTACAAAAggagaattcaggagttcctgttgtggtgcaatggaaacgaatccaaccagtatccatgaggatactcattagatccctggcctcactcagtgagtcagggatccagcattgccatgagctgtggtgcaggtcacagatgcagctcagatccaatgttgctgtggttgtggtgtaacctggaaggtgtagctctgattcgacccctagcctgggaacttccatgtgccacaagggcagccctaaagaaaaagaaaaaaaaaaaagaaaagggaaagagagagaattcatACTCACTTTTACTCAATATTTTCATTACAAATATAAAACTGTTTTCTACTTCcaccaaaaaatatacaaaaatattcaaataggtGTATTTTTAATAGCAGAAAACTAGTTACACGCAAAATTTTCATCCGTATTGAACAGCATACCTACTTTGAAAAGTAACCATACATAATGTGAAAACACAAAGGATTAGAAATAAGTTCCTGATATGACCAACAAGTTGATTAAATCTCAAGGTGCAATAATGAGGGAAGCAATCAAGATTAAAAGATTcacatattatattaaaattttaagtttgaaaGAGGTAAATTCATAAATTGGGCAGGAATATGTATTAGGGAGATAACACAATGACATTTAATCCTATTGCCAGTTTCACAGGGCAAATATGATCAAATATTGGTAATTTCATAGGATCCAATCCAAAAGAAGAACCTCAAAGAAAATAAGTACGGAATTCAGGATAGTATTTGCACTGGAAGAGGAGCAGATGATGTGAGTGGGTGACCCTTCAGGTGGTAATGCAAAACTTTTATACGTGGCTTTAATGAGGACATTTATTCTATGGCAAACTACTCTCTCTTGACAAGGAGATGTTGAGTGTAAGATAGCAGAGGGGTAAAAGGAAGTTGGCAAGTTTAGGGGCATCACTTTTCCCATAAGCACAAAAAAGCAGAGCCATGAGATAGAATTATCTGTGTGAGTATGGAGGTGAAACAATGGACGTCTCAAAGGGGAAGAGTTTCCTGCCTGGCACTCAAGCAGAGCTTCCTCTGTTGATGTCCACAGAACAGATGCAGAGAGAGATCACCTGAGGGTCTTGTTTGTAGTAAGATGTCTCTGACCTCCAGCAAGAACTACTGACTTTAAACCTCTGGGGAGACTTGCAAAGGGTGTggtgtgcatttattttttacattcagaACCTATATACAAAGAGCTAATGAAGTTTCAACGCTAAGCTAAAATGAACTAATTCATTATGTTACACAGTCATTTTCAAAGTACTTGATACAAAATCAGGCATTGGATTCACCAGTATTTATGTCTCTTCAACTCATTCTACAAATCCCAGTACAAAGCAATGAAATGTCACAGACTAAAAGATGTCCTAGATACTGATGAGCTTTCTCAAGGCTCCTTTCATGTCCCTGTTCCTCAGACTATAGACGAAGGGGTTCATCATTTGAGGGACAACAGTATATATCATGGAAACCACTGCAGAATTTTTCGAAGAGTTACTAACAGCAGAACTAATGTACACCCCAAAAGCTGTCccataaaataaagatacaattGAGAGGTGAGACCCACAAGTGGAGAAAGCTTTATACTTTCTGCCTGCTGATGGCATTCTCAAAACAGAGGACACTATTTGAGCATAAGAGAAAATGATTCCACACACAGGAATACCCCCAAATATGCTAGATGCAAAATATATCAGGATATTATTGATGAGGGTATCAGAACAGGCCAGCTTGATGACCTGAACAACTTCACAGAAGAAGAGGGGAATTTCCAGATCTGTGCAGAAGGATAGATGCAACAGCATCAGACTGTGGAGCAGGGCATCCACAATGCTAATAAACAGGGAAAGAAGAAGCAACAAGAAACAGAGACCAGAATTCATGATGACTGTGTACTTCAGTGGGTGACAaatggccacatagcgatcataggCCATTGCTGAAAGAATACAACTATCCAGACTTGCAAACACCAGGACAAAGCAGACCTGTGTAAGGCAGCCTGTGTATGTGATGCTTTGATTCTGTGTGTGGATGTTTACCAGGATCTTTGGGATTGTGGTTGTGCTTAAACAGATGTCAGTAAAGGACAGGTTGgtgaggaagaaatacataggggtgtggaggtgggagtcacagctgacagccaggatgatgagcaggttccccaggACAGTGACCAGGTACATGGACAGGAATAGGCTGAAGATCAGGGTCTGCAGTTCTGGATTCTTTGTCACTTCCATGAGAAGAAATTCTGAAATGCTTGTGTTGTTTCTGGGTTCCATATTGTTGATAAACCTAATGAAAAGATGTCATAACAAGAGAATGACATATGTGATCCCTAAACAAGCAATAGAAATATCACAAAAGGCAAATGACATCTTGGGAAATGGGActaacagagaggaaagaaaagagaaagtcatttgtatgcatattttttgtaactgtaaaaaaaaagcaacaaaatctaAAGCTAATACAACAGTCgataattaaaattaaacctGGAAATGGTTGAGGtggttatttttttcactttatctaTCTATgctgttctgattttttaaaacttttggtaattaaaatttttaaattatagttgatttacagtgttgtgtcgatTACttatgtacagcatagggacccagtcatacattatacatacattctttttctcacactatcttccatcatgttctgtcctaAGAGActgaatttagttccctgtgcagtacagtagggcctcacgtggagtttggggttggtagatacaaactattatatatatatatttaaattgaatgaaaagtatatacattaaaaaaatttttattgttatttctccaatacaatttttttttctaccatacagcatggtgacccgcttatacatacatgtattcattattttttctcccattatcatgctccatcataagtgactagacatagttctcagtgctacacagcagggtctcattgctaatccattccaaaagcaatagtttgcatccattaacaccaagctcccaatccatcccactccctccccttcccccaggcaaccacaagtctgttcttctccaagtccatggttttcttttctgtggaaagattcatttgtgctgtgtattagattccagatataagggatatcatgtggtgtttgtctttctctttctgacttaccttactcagtatgagagtctctagttccatccatgttcaaactattatatttaaaatggtaaCTTTATAAGAGAAACAGAT comes from the Phacochoerus africanus isolate WHEZ1 chromosome 4, ROS_Pafr_v1, whole genome shotgun sequence genome and includes:
- the LOC125124651 gene encoding olfactory receptor 7G1-like, which produces MEPRNNTSISEFLLMEVTKNPELQTLIFSLFLSMYLVTVLGNLLIILAVSCDSHLHTPMYFFLTNLSFTDICLSTTTIPKILVNIHTQNQSITYTGCLTQVCFVLVFASLDSCILSAMAYDRYVAICHPLKYTVIMNSGLCFLLLLLSLFISIVDALLHSLMLLHLSFCTDLEIPLFFCEVVQVIKLACSDTLINNILIYFASSIFGGIPVCGIIFSYAQIVSSVLRMPSAGRKYKAFSTCGSHLSIVSLFYGTAFGVYISSAVSNSSKNSAVVSMIYTVVPQMMNPFVYSLRNRDMKGALRKLITKLPNFL